A part of Populus alba chromosome 8, ASM523922v2, whole genome shotgun sequence genomic DNA contains:
- the LOC118040054 gene encoding uncharacterized protein — MSHQSRFNPCKILESVHGIHVVQHSPFALKQIDQQGNFPQSTSESSGKGLDQLLLMRRVWQQRPGCLRPIQGCIHGDQHLAETVANVITSLPFIVLGIQAPRKNLNTKLYANSLIGVGVVSSLYHSSRGKLRKYLRWFDYTMIATATVCLSRALRNENSKYLTAASAALLPIQPLMVSAIHTGMMEVAFAKRALKDPDLRMAHNLHKMSSLLGGVLFVADDCLPSTPFLHAGWHLAAAIGVGTCNKLLE; from the exons ATGAGTCACCAGAGTAGATTCAATCCTTGTAAAATCCTAGAGAGTGTGCATGGCATCCATGTTGTCCAGCATTCTCCATTTGCTTTGAAACAAATTGATCAACAGGGGAACTTCCCTCAATCAACTAGTGAAAGTTCAGGCAAAGGACTGGATCAGCTGCTGCTGATGCG GAGAGTATGGCAGCAAAGACCGGGATGTTTGAGGCCTATCCAGGGCTGCATTCATG GTGATCAGCATCTTGCAGAAACAGTTGCCAATGTGATTACCTCTCTTCCTTTTATTGTTCTTGGTATCCAGGCTCCAAG GAAGAACTTGAATACTAAGTTGTATGCCAACTCGTTAATCGGAGTTGGAGTTGTCTCAAGTTTGTATCATTCTTCAAGAGGAAAGCTGAGGAAGTACTTGAGATGGTTTGACTATACAATGATAGCCACAGCGACAGTA TGTTTGTCAAGGGCCCTAAGAAATGAGAACTCAAAGTATTTGACGGCTGCATCTGCAGCATTATTGCCCATCCAGCCTCTGATGGTCTCTGCTATTCATACAGGGATGATGGAG GTAGCATTTGCAAAAAGAGCATTAAAAGATCCGGATCTAAGGATGGCACATAATTTGCATAAGATGTCATCGTTGTTGGGGGGTGTTCTTTTCGTTGCTGATGATTGCCTTCCTAGTACTCCTTTTCTTCATGCTGGTTGGCATCTTGCTGCAGCTATTGGTGTCGGCACCTGTAACAAGCTTCTTGAGTAG